In Pseudomonas sp. MTM4, one genomic interval encodes:
- a CDS encoding OmpA family protein: MKLKNTLGVVISSMVAATSLSALAQGQGAVEVEAFGKHYFSDSARGFEDEGELYGAGVSYFLTDDVSLGLSYGEYHDVTSDDPVAGGGHKNIKGSLTSLDAAYHFGQPGVGLRPYVSAGMAHQSIGQADRSGRNHSTFANIGAGLKYYFTENFFAKASVDGMHNIDAGDSEWMAGVGVGLNFGGGAQQQVAQVEPTPEPAPAPIVDNEPEPEPELVRVELDVKFDFDRARVREESYSDIKNLADFMQQYPQTSTTVEGHTDSVGTDQYNQRLSERRAQAVREVLVNQYGVESQRVDSVGYGEARPVADNSTDEGRQINRRVEAEVEAQVR, from the coding sequence ATGAAACTTAAAAACACCTTGGGCGTTGTAATTAGCTCTATGGTTGCAGCCACTTCGCTTAGCGCGCTTGCCCAAGGGCAGGGTGCAGTAGAGGTGGAAGCATTCGGCAAGCACTACTTCTCCGACAGCGCCCGTGGCTTCGAAGACGAAGGCGAGCTTTATGGCGCTGGCGTCAGCTATTTTCTCACCGACGACGTCTCCCTGGGCCTGTCCTATGGTGAGTATCACGACGTCACTTCGGACGATCCGGTAGCGGGCGGCGGCCACAAGAACATCAAGGGTAGCCTGACCTCCCTCGATGCGGCCTACCACTTCGGTCAGCCGGGTGTCGGACTGCGGCCTTACGTCTCCGCTGGTATGGCTCACCAGAGTATCGGCCAGGCTGATCGTAGCGGTCGTAACCACAGCACCTTCGCGAACATTGGTGCCGGTCTGAAGTATTACTTCACCGAGAACTTCTTCGCCAAAGCCAGCGTTGACGGCATGCACAACATCGATGCTGGTGACAGCGAGTGGATGGCTGGTGTAGGCGTTGGTCTGAACTTTGGTGGCGGTGCGCAGCAACAGGTTGCCCAAGTCGAGCCTACTCCTGAGCCCGCGCCGGCTCCGATCGTCGACAACGAGCCAGAGCCGGAACCAGAACTGGTTCGCGTTGAGCTCGACGTCAAGTTCGACTTTGACAGGGCCCGCGTACGCGAAGAAAGCTACAGCGACATCAAGAACTTGGCTGACTTCATGCAACAGTACCCGCAGACCAGCACGACCGTTGAAGGTCACACTGACTCCGTCGGTACCGATCAGTACAACCAACGCCTGTCCGAGCGTCGTGCTCAGGCTGTTCGCGAAGTCCTGGTCAATCAATACGGTGTTGAAAGCCAGCGTGTTGACTCGGTCGGTTATGGTGAAGCTCGTCCGGTTGCCGACAACAGCACCGACGA
- the sigX gene encoding RNA polymerase sigma factor SigX: MTKTHPSTTSYDPRQLSDEELVQRAHAELFHITRAYEELMRRYQRTLFNVCARYLGNDRDADDVCQEVMLKVLYGLKNFEGKSKFKTWLYSITYNECITQYRKERRKRRLLDALSLDPVEEASEEKAPNIEEKAGLDKWLVHVNQIDREILVLRFVAELEFQEIADIMHMGLSATKMRYKRALDKLREKFSGITET, encoded by the coding sequence TTGACTAAAACCCATCCATCTACCACGAGCTACGATCCGCGCCAGCTTTCCGATGAAGAGCTGGTGCAGCGTGCCCATGCCGAGCTGTTCCATATAACGCGTGCTTACGAAGAGCTGATGCGAAGGTATCAGCGTACTCTTTTCAATGTATGTGCTCGTTACTTGGGAAACGACCGAGACGCGGATGATGTTTGCCAAGAAGTAATGCTCAAGGTTTTGTACGGTTTGAAGAACTTTGAGGGCAAGTCAAAGTTCAAGACCTGGCTGTACAGCATTACCTACAATGAGTGCATTACCCAGTATCGAAAAGAGCGGCGCAAGCGGCGCTTACTTGATGCGCTAAGTCTCGATCCGGTCGAAGAAGCTTCCGAGGAAAAAGCGCCGAACATCGAGGAAAAGGCGGGGCTAGACAAGTGGCTGGTTCATGTGAACCAAATTGATCGGGAGATTCTGGTTCTGCGTTTCGTAGCGGAGCTCGAGTTTCAGGAAATTGCCGATATTATGCACATGGGTTTAAGCGCAACGAAGATGCGATACAAGCGCGCACTGGATAAGCTGCGCGAAAAATTTTCGGGAATCACTGAAACTTAA
- a CDS encoding CrfX protein yields MRDPFEESLRDMLNAQTAHDDDACLDRVLKTANRQVGAGDLFGLMGHCVQAVLIALSSGAPHTSTVARRRSSSHSSSFDRAD; encoded by the coding sequence ATGCGCGATCCTTTTGAAGAATCCTTGCGTGACATGCTTAACGCCCAGACCGCACATGATGACGACGCTTGTCTGGATCGCGTGTTGAAGACCGCCAACCGCCAGGTTGGCGCTGGCGACCTGTTCGGTCTGATGGGCCATTGTGTGCAGGCCGTGCTGATTGCTCTCAGCAGCGGTGCGCCACACACCTCGACTGTCGCGCGCCGCCGTTCTTCGTCCCATTCTTCTTCTTTCGATAGGGCTGACTGA
- a CDS encoding Bax inhibitor-1/YccA family protein, producing the protein MLKQQYASTHTQVEQREVSRVLRNTYSLLALTLGFSALVAYMAMQANAAYPNIFVVLIGFYGLFFLTAKLRNSAWGLLSTFALTGFMGYTLGPILNMYLGTANGGELIASALSMTALVFFGLSAFVLITRKDMSFLSGFITAGFFVLLGAMVASFFFQISGLQLAISAGFVLFSSVCILYQTSAIIHGGERNYIMATIGLYVSLYNLFISLLQLMGIMGGDD; encoded by the coding sequence ATGCTCAAGCAACAGTACGCATCTACGCACACGCAGGTTGAACAACGGGAAGTCAGCCGCGTCTTGCGCAACACCTATAGCCTTCTGGCTCTGACCCTCGGTTTCAGCGCCCTGGTCGCCTACATGGCCATGCAGGCCAATGCGGCCTACCCGAACATCTTCGTGGTGCTGATCGGCTTCTATGGCCTGTTCTTCCTCACAGCGAAGCTGCGCAATTCGGCCTGGGGTCTGCTTTCAACTTTCGCGCTGACCGGGTTCATGGGTTATACGCTCGGCCCGATTCTCAACATGTATCTGGGTACCGCCAACGGTGGTGAACTGATCGCCTCGGCGCTATCGATGACGGCGCTGGTGTTCTTCGGTCTGTCCGCCTTCGTGCTGATCACCCGCAAGGATATGAGTTTCCTCAGCGGCTTCATCACCGCCGGGTTCTTCGTCCTGCTGGGCGCGATGGTCGCAAGCTTCTTCTTCCAGATCAGCGGCCTGCAGCTGGCGATCAGCGCTGGCTTCGTACTGTTCTCCTCGGTCTGCATCCTCTACCAGACCAGCGCCATCATCCATGGCGGCGAGCGCAACTACATCATGGCCACCATCGGTCTGTACGTTTCGCTGTACAACCTGTTCATCAGCCTGCTGCAGCTGATGGGTATCATGGGTGGCGACGACTGA
- the tusD gene encoding sulfurtransferase complex subunit TusD, with protein MKFVIALFSPAHSPASRRALRFAEAVLAGGHEITRLFLYQDGVHSASANIVTAQDEFDLAGEWERFVRSHALDGVVCIAAGLRRGVLDEHEAKRHSRPAANLLPAWELSGLGQLHEAAQQADRLVCFGGH; from the coding sequence ATGAAATTCGTAATCGCTCTGTTTTCACCCGCCCACTCCCCCGCTTCGCGGCGCGCGTTGCGCTTCGCCGAGGCCGTACTGGCCGGTGGGCACGAGATAACCCGGCTGTTTCTCTATCAGGACGGCGTGCACAGTGCCTCGGCCAATATCGTGACTGCCCAGGATGAGTTCGACCTGGCCGGTGAATGGGAGCGTTTCGTTCGTAGCCATGCGCTCGACGGCGTCGTCTGCATCGCCGCAGGCTTACGCCGGGGCGTACTGGACGAACACGAAGCCAAACGCCATTCGCGCCCCGCTGCGAACCTCTTGCCCGCCTGGGAGCTTTCCGGCCTGGGCCAGCTGCACGAAGCGGCGCAACAAGCCGATCGCCTCGTCTGCTTCGGAGGTCACTGA
- the tusC gene encoding sulfurtransferase complex subunit TusC, translated as MARSMLIITRQSPWSGPSAREALDIALAGGAFELPLGLLFLDDGVFQLVQAQQAAQLQQKDLTANLQALPMFGVDSLYAAQRSLQERGLDQNALSLPVEVLDDTALRALINRYDQVITL; from the coding sequence ATGGCGCGCTCGATGCTGATCATCACCCGGCAATCGCCCTGGTCCGGGCCATCGGCGCGCGAAGCGCTGGATATCGCGCTGGCCGGCGGCGCCTTCGAGCTGCCCCTGGGCCTGCTGTTTCTCGACGATGGTGTGTTTCAGCTGGTGCAGGCACAGCAAGCAGCGCAGCTGCAGCAGAAGGATCTAACGGCCAACCTGCAGGCATTGCCCATGTTCGGCGTCGACTCATTGTATGCAGCCCAGCGCAGCCTCCAGGAACGCGGCTTGGACCAGAACGCGCTGTCGCTACCGGTAGAAGTACTGGACGACACCGCCCTGCGCGCCCTCATCAACCGCTACGACCAGGTGATAACGCTCTAA
- the tusB gene encoding sulfurtransferase complex subunit TusB has product MATLHLLSHSPFADSRLASCLQLLSAEDALLLSGDAVYALQAGTAQRQALDLMPVSIMLFALEEDVVARGLATLPERLQTIDYAGFVELCCRYDRANAWL; this is encoded by the coding sequence ATGGCCACCTTGCACCTGCTTTCGCACTCCCCTTTCGCCGATAGCCGCCTGGCCAGCTGTCTGCAACTGCTCTCGGCGGAGGATGCCCTGCTGCTCAGTGGCGATGCCGTTTATGCGCTGCAGGCCGGCACGGCCCAGCGACAGGCCCTGGACTTGATGCCTGTCAGCATTATGCTGTTCGCACTGGAGGAAGATGTCGTCGCGCGCGGCCTGGCGACGCTGCCCGAGCGCTTGCAAACGATCGACTATGCCGGCTTCGTCGAACTCTGCTGTCGCTATGACAGGGCCAATGCCTGGCTATGA
- a CDS encoding TusE/DsrC/DsvC family sulfur relay protein, translating to MNALIVNGRPIEVDQEGYLTDLNDWSEPVAEALARQEGLALEDEHWEILQLLRAFYGEFQLSPATRPLIKYTALKLGPDKGNSMHLNRLFKGTPAKLAAKLAGLPKPSNCI from the coding sequence ATGAATGCTCTGATCGTCAACGGCCGGCCCATCGAGGTCGACCAGGAAGGCTACCTGACCGACCTGAACGACTGGAGTGAGCCGGTGGCCGAGGCCCTCGCTCGACAGGAAGGCCTGGCGCTGGAAGATGAGCACTGGGAAATCCTGCAACTGTTACGCGCCTTTTATGGTGAATTCCAGCTGTCACCTGCAACGCGCCCACTGATCAAATACACCGCCTTGAAACTGGGGCCCGACAAGGGCAACAGCATGCACCTCAATCGTCTATTCAAAGGCACACCCGCCAAGCTCGCAGCCAAGCTGGCAGGCCTGCCGAAACCGAGCAACTGCATATGA
- a CDS encoding glycosyl transferase family protein, which yields MSTVTPAEHPFAVFVRILGKGKRGARDLTREEARQAMGMLLDGEVEDTQLGAFLMLLRHKEESAEELAGFTEAVRERIQAPVIATDIDWPTYAGKKRHLPWYLLAAKCLAQNGVRILMHGGGAHTAGRMYTEQLLELLGITRCEDWETVAATLDRGEVAFMPLRAWMPVLQRMIDQRNVLGLRSPIHSLARILNPLGARCGLQSIFHPGYQANHREASRLLGDTAIVIKGEGGEIEVNPDGIAHLYGTETGSSWDEDWPALSPQRHVKPAQLDPQHLLAVWNGTEDAYGELAVVATMALALRGLGQTREQAFAQARQYWQHRNSSN from the coding sequence ATGAGCACCGTCACGCCAGCAGAACATCCCTTCGCCGTTTTCGTGCGGATTCTCGGCAAGGGCAAGCGCGGCGCACGCGACCTGACCCGCGAGGAAGCGCGTCAAGCCATGGGCATGCTACTCGATGGCGAAGTCGAAGATACCCAGCTCGGTGCGTTCCTGATGCTGCTGCGCCACAAGGAGGAAAGTGCCGAAGAACTCGCCGGTTTCACCGAAGCCGTTCGTGAGCGAATTCAGGCGCCCGTCATTGCCACGGATATCGACTGGCCGACCTACGCCGGCAAGAAGCGGCATCTGCCCTGGTATCTACTTGCCGCGAAATGTCTGGCGCAGAATGGCGTTCGCATCCTGATGCATGGCGGCGGCGCCCACACCGCTGGGCGCATGTATACCGAGCAGTTGCTCGAGTTGCTCGGCATCACCCGCTGCGAAGACTGGGAAACGGTCGCCGCTACGTTGGATCGCGGCGAGGTGGCCTTCATGCCGTTGCGTGCCTGGATGCCCGTGCTGCAGCGAATGATCGATCAGCGCAACGTGCTCGGGCTGCGCTCGCCGATTCACTCGCTGGCGCGCATTCTCAACCCGCTCGGCGCCCGTTGCGGCCTGCAGAGCATCTTCCACCCCGGCTACCAGGCCAATCACCGCGAAGCCAGCCGCCTGCTGGGCGACACCGCAATCGTCATCAAGGGCGAAGGCGGCGAAATCGAAGTCAACCCGGACGGCATTGCTCACCTGTACGGAACCGAAACCGGCTCCAGCTGGGATGAGGACTGGCCGGCCCTGTCGCCGCAGCGTCACGTAAAGCCCGCACAGCTGGACCCGCAGCATCTGCTGGCTGTGTGGAATGGCACCGAGGACGCCTATGGTGAACTGGCCGTCGTGGCGACCATGGCGTTGGCCCTGCGCGGCCTGGGTCAGACTCGAGAACAGGCATTCGCGCAGGCAAGGCAGTATTGGCAGCACAGGAACTCATCGAACTGA
- a CDS encoding glutathione S-transferase family protein yields the protein MGLLVDGQWQDRWYENSDDGEFQREQAQRRDWVTADGSPGPDGRPAVKAEAGRYHLYVSLACPWAHRTLIYRKLKQLEPLIDVSVVSWLMAEHGWTFDRSTGSSGDALDGLQYLHQRYIIDDDSYTGRVTVPVLWDRQQQRVVNNESSELIRIFNNAFDGLTGSKLDLCPEPLRAEINDLNARIYPRVNNGVYRAGFATTQKAYEAAFNEVFSELDWLEQRLAERRYLTGEFLTEADWRLFTTIVRFDAVYHGHFKCNLRRIEDYPNLSNWLRELYQWPGIAETVDFTHIKSHYYASHRQINANGIVPKGPQLSLDRAHDRERLPGKGIWSR from the coding sequence ATGGGACTTCTGGTCGATGGTCAGTGGCAGGATCGGTGGTACGAAAACAGCGATGACGGCGAGTTCCAGCGCGAACAGGCCCAACGTCGCGACTGGGTGACCGCAGACGGCTCGCCCGGTCCCGATGGTCGGCCGGCGGTCAAGGCCGAAGCCGGGCGCTATCACCTCTATGTTTCGCTCGCCTGTCCCTGGGCCCACCGCACGTTGATCTACCGCAAGCTCAAGCAGCTCGAACCATTGATCGACGTATCGGTGGTCAGTTGGTTGATGGCCGAGCATGGCTGGACCTTCGACAGGAGCACCGGCTCCAGCGGTGATGCGCTCGATGGGCTGCAGTATCTCCACCAGCGCTACATCATCGATGATGACAGCTACACCGGCCGCGTGACGGTGCCGGTGCTCTGGGATCGCCAACAGCAGCGGGTCGTCAACAACGAATCATCCGAGCTGATCCGTATTTTCAACAATGCCTTCGACGGATTGACCGGCTCGAAACTGGATCTTTGCCCCGAACCACTGCGCGCGGAAATCAACGACCTCAACGCGCGGATCTACCCCAGAGTAAACAACGGCGTCTACCGTGCCGGATTCGCCACCACGCAGAAGGCCTACGAAGCGGCCTTCAACGAAGTCTTCAGCGAACTGGATTGGCTGGAGCAGCGCCTGGCGGAGCGGCGCTACCTGACCGGTGAATTCCTCACCGAGGCGGACTGGCGGCTCTTCACCACCATCGTCCGCTTCGACGCCGTCTATCACGGCCACTTCAAGTGCAACCTGCGGCGGATCGAGGATTATCCGAACCTGTCGAACTGGCTACGCGAGCTCTATCAATGGCCGGGTATCGCCGAAACCGTCGATTTCACCCACATCAAGAGCCATTACTACGCAAGCCATCGTCAAATCAACGCCAACGGCATCGTTCCCAAGGGCCCGCAGCTGTCGCTGGACCGCGCACATGATCGCGAACGACTGCCCGGCAAGGGTATCTGGTCGCGCTGA